The following are encoded in a window of Kogia breviceps isolate mKogBre1 chromosome 10, mKogBre1 haplotype 1, whole genome shotgun sequence genomic DNA:
- the IFRD2 gene encoding interferon-related developmental regulator 2 isoform X2, translating into MPRARKGSAPRRGGQRGGGGARSSTQADSGSSEDEAASEARSTTSECPSLLSATAEESFGGDAVDEQGQQEDLEEKLKEYVDCLTDKSAKTRQGALESLRLALAAHLLPDFLLERCLTLADALEKCLKKGKGEEQALAAAVLGLLCVQLGPGPKGEELFHSLQPLLVSVLSDSTASPAARLHQCASALGLGCYVAATDVQDLVSCLTCLEGVFSRSCGVGGSTAPVVPVSLQGLLCAALQAWALLLTICPNAHISRILDRQLPRLPQLLSSESVNLRMAAGETIALLFELTRDLEEDFVYEDMEALCGVLRTLATDSNKYRAKADRRRQRSTFRAVLHFVEGGECEEETVRFGLEVLYVDSWARRRVYAAFKDALGSGMHHHLQNNELLRDIFGLGPVLVLDATALKACKISRFEKHLYNAAAFKARTKARSRVRDKRADIL; encoded by the exons GTGCCCGGAGCAGTACCCAAGCTGACTCAGGTTCCAGTGAGGATGAGGCAGCCAGTGAGGCCCGCAGCACCACCAGTGAATGCCCGAGCCTTCTCAGCGCCACAGCAGAGGAAAGCTTTG GGGGGGATGCCGTGGATGAGCAGGGTCAGCAGGAAGACCTTGAGGAGAAGTTGAAGGAATATGTGGACTGCCTCACAGACAAGAG TGCCAAGACCCGGCAGGGTGCTCTTGAGAGCCTGCGTCTGGCCCTAGCAGCGCACCTACTCCCTGACTTCTTGCTGGAGCGCTGCCTCACGCTGGCTGATGCCTTGGAAAAGTGCCTCAAGAAAG GGAAGGGCGAGGAACAGGCCCTTGCCGCTGCTGTGCTAGGCCTGCTGTGCGTTCAGCTGGGCCCTGGACCCAAGGGTGAGGAATTATTCCACAGCCTGCAGCCCCTGCTGGTCTCTGTGCTCAGTGACAGCACAGCTAGCCCTGCTGCCCGGCTCCAC CAGTGCGCTTCTGCTCTTGGCCTGGGCTGCTACGTGGCTGCCACCGATGTACAG GACCTGGTCTCCTGCCTCACTTGCTTGGAAGGAGTTTTCAGCCGGTCCTGTGGTGTGGGTGGCTCCACAGCCCCTGTGGTCCCTGTCAGCCTGCAGGGCTTGCTTTGTGCTGCCCTGCAGGCCTGGGCCTTGCTACTCACCATCTGCCCCAACGCCCATATCAGCCGCATCCTGGACAG gcaGCTGCCCCGGCTGCCCCAGCTCTTGTCCAGTGAAAGTGTGAACCTGCGGATGGCTGCTGGCGAGACCATCGCATTGCTCTTTGAGCTCACTCGGGACCTTGAG GAGGACTTTGTTTACGAGGACATGGAGGCCCTCTGCGGCGTGCTGCGCACTCTGGCCACTGACAGCAACAAGTATCGGGCCAAGGCTGACCGCCGGCGCCAACGCTCTACCTTCCGGGCTGTGCTGCACTTTGTCGAG GGCGGCGAGTGTGAGGAGGAGACAGTCCGCTTCGGGCTCGAGGTGCTCTATGTGGATAGCTGGGCTCGGCGCCGGGTCTATGCTGCCTTCAAGGATGCGCTGGGTTCCGGCATGCACCACCACCTCCAG AACAACGAGCTACTCCGTGACATCTTTGGTCTGGGCCCTGTGCTGGTGCTGGATGCCACTGCGCTGAAGGCCTGCAAGATCTCACGTTTTGAGAAg CACCTGTATAACGCTGCTGCCTTCAAAGCCAGGACCAAGGCGCGCAGCCGCGTGCGGGACAAGCGGGCAGACATCCTGTGA
- the IFRD2 gene encoding interferon-related developmental regulator 2 isoform X3, producing MPRARKGSAPRRGGQRGGGGARSSTQADSGSSEDEAASEARSTTSECPSLLSATAEESFGGDAVDEQGQQEDLEEKLKEYVDCLTDKSAKTRQGALESLRLALAAHLLPDFLLERCLTLADALEKCLKKGKGEEQALAAAVLGLLCVQLGPGPKGEELFHSLQPLLVSVLSDSTASPAARLHCASALGLGCYVAATDVQDLVSCLTCLEGVFSRSCGVGGSTAPVVPVSLQGLLCAALQAWALLLTICPNAHISRILDRQLPRLPQLLSSESVNLRMAAGETIALLFELTRDLEEDFVYEDMEALCGVLRTLATDSNKYRAKADRRRQRSTFRAVLHFVEGGECEEETVRFGLEVLYVDSWARRRVYAAFKDALGSGMHHHLQNNELLRDIFGLGPVLVLDATALKACKISRFEKHLYNAAAFKARTKARSRVRDKRADIL from the exons GTGCCCGGAGCAGTACCCAAGCTGACTCAGGTTCCAGTGAGGATGAGGCAGCCAGTGAGGCCCGCAGCACCACCAGTGAATGCCCGAGCCTTCTCAGCGCCACAGCAGAGGAAAGCTTTG GGGGGGATGCCGTGGATGAGCAGGGTCAGCAGGAAGACCTTGAGGAGAAGTTGAAGGAATATGTGGACTGCCTCACAGACAAGAG TGCCAAGACCCGGCAGGGTGCTCTTGAGAGCCTGCGTCTGGCCCTAGCAGCGCACCTACTCCCTGACTTCTTGCTGGAGCGCTGCCTCACGCTGGCTGATGCCTTGGAAAAGTGCCTCAAGAAAG GGAAGGGCGAGGAACAGGCCCTTGCCGCTGCTGTGCTAGGCCTGCTGTGCGTTCAGCTGGGCCCTGGACCCAAGGGTGAGGAATTATTCCACAGCCTGCAGCCCCTGCTGGTCTCTGTGCTCAGTGACAGCACAGCTAGCCCTGCTGCCCGGCTCCAC TGCGCTTCTGCTCTTGGCCTGGGCTGCTACGTGGCTGCCACCGATGTACAG GACCTGGTCTCCTGCCTCACTTGCTTGGAAGGAGTTTTCAGCCGGTCCTGTGGTGTGGGTGGCTCCACAGCCCCTGTGGTCCCTGTCAGCCTGCAGGGCTTGCTTTGTGCTGCCCTGCAGGCCTGGGCCTTGCTACTCACCATCTGCCCCAACGCCCATATCAGCCGCATCCTGGACAG gcaGCTGCCCCGGCTGCCCCAGCTCTTGTCCAGTGAAAGTGTGAACCTGCGGATGGCTGCTGGCGAGACCATCGCATTGCTCTTTGAGCTCACTCGGGACCTTGAG GAGGACTTTGTTTACGAGGACATGGAGGCCCTCTGCGGCGTGCTGCGCACTCTGGCCACTGACAGCAACAAGTATCGGGCCAAGGCTGACCGCCGGCGCCAACGCTCTACCTTCCGGGCTGTGCTGCACTTTGTCGAG GGCGGCGAGTGTGAGGAGGAGACAGTCCGCTTCGGGCTCGAGGTGCTCTATGTGGATAGCTGGGCTCGGCGCCGGGTCTATGCTGCCTTCAAGGATGCGCTGGGTTCCGGCATGCACCACCACCTCCAG AACAACGAGCTACTCCGTGACATCTTTGGTCTGGGCCCTGTGCTGGTGCTGGATGCCACTGCGCTGAAGGCCTGCAAGATCTCACGTTTTGAGAAg CACCTGTATAACGCTGCTGCCTTCAAAGCCAGGACCAAGGCGCGCAGCCGCGTGCGGGACAAGCGGGCAGACATCCTGTGA
- the IFRD2 gene encoding interferon-related developmental regulator 2 isoform X1, giving the protein MPRARKGSAPRRGGQRGGGGARSSTQADSGSSEDEAASEARSTTSECPSLLSATAEESFGGDAVDEQGQQEDLEEKLKEYVDCLTDKSAKTRQGALESLRLALAAHLLPDFLLERCLTLADALEKCLKKGKGEEQALAAAVLGLLCVQLGPGPKGEELFHSLQPLLVSVLSDSTASPAARLHVSVPCPVTPFLHLIPKQRHGFHLPPGSPAPRVSPAAGNPGSPSDHGLALPFSQQCASALGLGCYVAATDVQDLVSCLTCLEGVFSRSCGVGGSTAPVVPVSLQGLLCAALQAWALLLTICPNAHISRILDRQLPRLPQLLSSESVNLRMAAGETIALLFELTRDLEEDFVYEDMEALCGVLRTLATDSNKYRAKADRRRQRSTFRAVLHFVEGGECEEETVRFGLEVLYVDSWARRRVYAAFKDALGSGMHHHLQNNELLRDIFGLGPVLVLDATALKACKISRFEKHLYNAAAFKARTKARSRVRDKRADIL; this is encoded by the exons GTGCCCGGAGCAGTACCCAAGCTGACTCAGGTTCCAGTGAGGATGAGGCAGCCAGTGAGGCCCGCAGCACCACCAGTGAATGCCCGAGCCTTCTCAGCGCCACAGCAGAGGAAAGCTTTG GGGGGGATGCCGTGGATGAGCAGGGTCAGCAGGAAGACCTTGAGGAGAAGTTGAAGGAATATGTGGACTGCCTCACAGACAAGAG TGCCAAGACCCGGCAGGGTGCTCTTGAGAGCCTGCGTCTGGCCCTAGCAGCGCACCTACTCCCTGACTTCTTGCTGGAGCGCTGCCTCACGCTGGCTGATGCCTTGGAAAAGTGCCTCAAGAAAG GGAAGGGCGAGGAACAGGCCCTTGCCGCTGCTGTGCTAGGCCTGCTGTGCGTTCAGCTGGGCCCTGGACCCAAGGGTGAGGAATTATTCCACAGCCTGCAGCCCCTGCTGGTCTCTGTGCTCAGTGACAGCACAGCTAGCCCTGCTGCCCGGCTCCACGTGAGTGTTCCTTGCCCTGTGACACCCTTCCTTCACCTAATCCCTAAGCAGAGACATGGGTTCCACCTGCCTCCAGGCTCCCCTGCTCCAAGGGTGAGCCCCGCGGCTGGGAACCCAGGCTCACCCTCTGACCACGGCCTGGCTTTGCCCTTCTCCCAGCAGTGCGCTTCTGCTCTTGGCCTGGGCTGCTACGTGGCTGCCACCGATGTACAG GACCTGGTCTCCTGCCTCACTTGCTTGGAAGGAGTTTTCAGCCGGTCCTGTGGTGTGGGTGGCTCCACAGCCCCTGTGGTCCCTGTCAGCCTGCAGGGCTTGCTTTGTGCTGCCCTGCAGGCCTGGGCCTTGCTACTCACCATCTGCCCCAACGCCCATATCAGCCGCATCCTGGACAG gcaGCTGCCCCGGCTGCCCCAGCTCTTGTCCAGTGAAAGTGTGAACCTGCGGATGGCTGCTGGCGAGACCATCGCATTGCTCTTTGAGCTCACTCGGGACCTTGAG GAGGACTTTGTTTACGAGGACATGGAGGCCCTCTGCGGCGTGCTGCGCACTCTGGCCACTGACAGCAACAAGTATCGGGCCAAGGCTGACCGCCGGCGCCAACGCTCTACCTTCCGGGCTGTGCTGCACTTTGTCGAG GGCGGCGAGTGTGAGGAGGAGACAGTCCGCTTCGGGCTCGAGGTGCTCTATGTGGATAGCTGGGCTCGGCGCCGGGTCTATGCTGCCTTCAAGGATGCGCTGGGTTCCGGCATGCACCACCACCTCCAG AACAACGAGCTACTCCGTGACATCTTTGGTCTGGGCCCTGTGCTGGTGCTGGATGCCACTGCGCTGAAGGCCTGCAAGATCTCACGTTTTGAGAAg CACCTGTATAACGCTGCTGCCTTCAAAGCCAGGACCAAGGCGCGCAGCCGCGTGCGGGACAAGCGGGCAGACATCCTGTGA
- the IFRD2 gene encoding interferon-related developmental regulator 2 isoform X4, which translates to MPEPSQRHSRGKLCAKTRQGALESLRLALAAHLLPDFLLERCLTLADALEKCLKKGKGEEQALAAAVLGLLCVQLGPGPKGEELFHSLQPLLVSVLSDSTASPAARLHQCASALGLGCYVAATDVQDLVSCLTCLEGVFSRSCGVGGSTAPVVPVSLQGLLCAALQAWALLLTICPNAHISRILDRQLPRLPQLLSSESVNLRMAAGETIALLFELTRDLEEDFVYEDMEALCGVLRTLATDSNKYRAKADRRRQRSTFRAVLHFVEGGECEEETVRFGLEVLYVDSWARRRVYAAFKDALGSGMHHHLQNNELLRDIFGLGPVLVLDATALKACKISRFEKHLYNAAAFKARTKARSRVRDKRADIL; encoded by the exons ATGCCCGAGCCTTCTCAGCGCCACAGCAGAGGAAAGCTTTG TGCCAAGACCCGGCAGGGTGCTCTTGAGAGCCTGCGTCTGGCCCTAGCAGCGCACCTACTCCCTGACTTCTTGCTGGAGCGCTGCCTCACGCTGGCTGATGCCTTGGAAAAGTGCCTCAAGAAAG GGAAGGGCGAGGAACAGGCCCTTGCCGCTGCTGTGCTAGGCCTGCTGTGCGTTCAGCTGGGCCCTGGACCCAAGGGTGAGGAATTATTCCACAGCCTGCAGCCCCTGCTGGTCTCTGTGCTCAGTGACAGCACAGCTAGCCCTGCTGCCCGGCTCCAC CAGTGCGCTTCTGCTCTTGGCCTGGGCTGCTACGTGGCTGCCACCGATGTACAG GACCTGGTCTCCTGCCTCACTTGCTTGGAAGGAGTTTTCAGCCGGTCCTGTGGTGTGGGTGGCTCCACAGCCCCTGTGGTCCCTGTCAGCCTGCAGGGCTTGCTTTGTGCTGCCCTGCAGGCCTGGGCCTTGCTACTCACCATCTGCCCCAACGCCCATATCAGCCGCATCCTGGACAG gcaGCTGCCCCGGCTGCCCCAGCTCTTGTCCAGTGAAAGTGTGAACCTGCGGATGGCTGCTGGCGAGACCATCGCATTGCTCTTTGAGCTCACTCGGGACCTTGAG GAGGACTTTGTTTACGAGGACATGGAGGCCCTCTGCGGCGTGCTGCGCACTCTGGCCACTGACAGCAACAAGTATCGGGCCAAGGCTGACCGCCGGCGCCAACGCTCTACCTTCCGGGCTGTGCTGCACTTTGTCGAG GGCGGCGAGTGTGAGGAGGAGACAGTCCGCTTCGGGCTCGAGGTGCTCTATGTGGATAGCTGGGCTCGGCGCCGGGTCTATGCTGCCTTCAAGGATGCGCTGGGTTCCGGCATGCACCACCACCTCCAG AACAACGAGCTACTCCGTGACATCTTTGGTCTGGGCCCTGTGCTGGTGCTGGATGCCACTGCGCTGAAGGCCTGCAAGATCTCACGTTTTGAGAAg CACCTGTATAACGCTGCTGCCTTCAAAGCCAGGACCAAGGCGCGCAGCCGCGTGCGGGACAAGCGGGCAGACATCCTGTGA
- the IFRD2 gene encoding interferon-related developmental regulator 2 isoform X5: protein MPEPSQRHSRGKLCAKTRQGALESLRLALAAHLLPDFLLERCLTLADALEKCLKKGKGEEQALAAAVLGLLCVQLGPGPKGEELFHSLQPLLVSVLSDSTASPAARLHCASALGLGCYVAATDVQDLVSCLTCLEGVFSRSCGVGGSTAPVVPVSLQGLLCAALQAWALLLTICPNAHISRILDRQLPRLPQLLSSESVNLRMAAGETIALLFELTRDLEEDFVYEDMEALCGVLRTLATDSNKYRAKADRRRQRSTFRAVLHFVEGGECEEETVRFGLEVLYVDSWARRRVYAAFKDALGSGMHHHLQNNELLRDIFGLGPVLVLDATALKACKISRFEKHLYNAAAFKARTKARSRVRDKRADIL, encoded by the exons ATGCCCGAGCCTTCTCAGCGCCACAGCAGAGGAAAGCTTTG TGCCAAGACCCGGCAGGGTGCTCTTGAGAGCCTGCGTCTGGCCCTAGCAGCGCACCTACTCCCTGACTTCTTGCTGGAGCGCTGCCTCACGCTGGCTGATGCCTTGGAAAAGTGCCTCAAGAAAG GGAAGGGCGAGGAACAGGCCCTTGCCGCTGCTGTGCTAGGCCTGCTGTGCGTTCAGCTGGGCCCTGGACCCAAGGGTGAGGAATTATTCCACAGCCTGCAGCCCCTGCTGGTCTCTGTGCTCAGTGACAGCACAGCTAGCCCTGCTGCCCGGCTCCAC TGCGCTTCTGCTCTTGGCCTGGGCTGCTACGTGGCTGCCACCGATGTACAG GACCTGGTCTCCTGCCTCACTTGCTTGGAAGGAGTTTTCAGCCGGTCCTGTGGTGTGGGTGGCTCCACAGCCCCTGTGGTCCCTGTCAGCCTGCAGGGCTTGCTTTGTGCTGCCCTGCAGGCCTGGGCCTTGCTACTCACCATCTGCCCCAACGCCCATATCAGCCGCATCCTGGACAG gcaGCTGCCCCGGCTGCCCCAGCTCTTGTCCAGTGAAAGTGTGAACCTGCGGATGGCTGCTGGCGAGACCATCGCATTGCTCTTTGAGCTCACTCGGGACCTTGAG GAGGACTTTGTTTACGAGGACATGGAGGCCCTCTGCGGCGTGCTGCGCACTCTGGCCACTGACAGCAACAAGTATCGGGCCAAGGCTGACCGCCGGCGCCAACGCTCTACCTTCCGGGCTGTGCTGCACTTTGTCGAG GGCGGCGAGTGTGAGGAGGAGACAGTCCGCTTCGGGCTCGAGGTGCTCTATGTGGATAGCTGGGCTCGGCGCCGGGTCTATGCTGCCTTCAAGGATGCGCTGGGTTCCGGCATGCACCACCACCTCCAG AACAACGAGCTACTCCGTGACATCTTTGGTCTGGGCCCTGTGCTGGTGCTGGATGCCACTGCGCTGAAGGCCTGCAAGATCTCACGTTTTGAGAAg CACCTGTATAACGCTGCTGCCTTCAAAGCCAGGACCAAGGCGCGCAGCCGCGTGCGGGACAAGCGGGCAGACATCCTGTGA
- the LSMEM2 gene encoding leucine-rich single-pass membrane protein 2 isoform X2 has protein sequence MPEESQEDTVAPTRNRAPLAPNHVQEVRLHRVESISDLHSGGSLWPYLAEEAQPRDELLGVLPPSMCAQAGCSPVHSFLLLPALLVLACLALAVLAVYLSVLQSESLRVLAHTLQTQEETLLKLRLASLSQLRRLNSSEARAPS, from the exons ATGCCGGAGGAGTCCCAAGAAG ACACCGTGGCACCGACAAGGAACAGGGCACCACTGGCTCCTAATCATGTGCAGGAGGTTCGCCTACACCGGGTGGAGTCCATCAGCGATCTACACAGTGGAG GTTCACTGTGGCCCTACCTGGCCGAGGAGGCGCAGCCACGGGATGAGCTGCTGGGCGTCCTGCCCCCATCGATGTGCGCCCAGGCCGGCTGCAGCCCTGTGCACAGCTTCCTGCTGCTGCCTGCGCTGCTGGTGCTCGCCTGCCTGGCGCTGGCTGTCCTGGCCGTCTACCTGAGTG TGCTGCAGAGTGAATCCCTACGCGTGCTGGCGCACACACTGCAAACGCAGGAGGAGACGCTGCTCAAACTCCGGCTCGCCAGCCTCAGCCAGCTGCGGAGGCTCAACTCGAGTGAGGCCCGAGCACCCAGTTGA
- the LSMEM2 gene encoding leucine-rich single-pass membrane protein 2 isoform X1, translating to MPLLPLLSPCCRWTPSRRQGMTRWLNQPHAAPTDTVAPTRNRAPLAPNHVQEVRLHRVESISDLHSGGSLWPYLAEEAQPRDELLGVLPPSMCAQAGCSPVHSFLLLPALLVLACLALAVLAVYLSVLQSESLRVLAHTLQTQEETLLKLRLASLSQLRRLNSSEARAPS from the exons ATGCCCCTTCTACCTCTTCTGAGCCCCTGCTGCCGTTGGACGCCATCTAGAAGGCAGGGCATGACCCGCTGGCTGAATCAGCCCCACGCTGCCCCCACAGACACCGTGGCACCGACAAGGAACAGGGCACCACTGGCTCCTAATCATGTGCAGGAGGTTCGCCTACACCGGGTGGAGTCCATCAGCGATCTACACAGTGGAG GTTCACTGTGGCCCTACCTGGCCGAGGAGGCGCAGCCACGGGATGAGCTGCTGGGCGTCCTGCCCCCATCGATGTGCGCCCAGGCCGGCTGCAGCCCTGTGCACAGCTTCCTGCTGCTGCCTGCGCTGCTGGTGCTCGCCTGCCTGGCGCTGGCTGTCCTGGCCGTCTACCTGAGTG TGCTGCAGAGTGAATCCCTACGCGTGCTGGCGCACACACTGCAAACGCAGGAGGAGACGCTGCTCAAACTCCGGCTCGCCAGCCTCAGCCAGCTGCGGAGGCTCAACTCGAGTGAGGCCCGAGCACCCAGTTGA